CCTCGCACTCAATTTCTTAACTGCGAGACCGCTAGGAAAATCACCAAAAACCGCGGGAAATTGAGCTTATGAAATTGAGTTCAAGGTATTGAGCTTGAGAACTCGACACCGTGAAATCGAACATAAGAAACCACTGCGGGCATGAGGTGTTTATAGCTTGTTTAAGGGCTCTAAGTTTTCGGATGAGTGTTTGTATCGTCTGCAGACCAAAAAGCCGTTAGGCGCGATTCTGTGAGGTCACTTTTCCTGGCCTCTTTGAGCTGTTTTTCGTCTCACTTCACCTGGTGACCAAACACGCTTCGGGAAAAGCAATTCTTGGTCAAATACGCCCATATCTAGGACTGTAAACTTCATCTGCTGACCAAGAATCCCTTGTTCTACCTATGGATTTGGTCAAATATGACGGGTTTCAGATACTGCCCCACTTAGAACCACCAGAACTGCACATAGGAAAGTCAAGCGGCACTCAGACAAGGCGATCCATTAACCATCCTGAGTACTTTTGTAAGTTTCTGAAATACGGACCGAAGTGGTTTATGCCTGTTCGCCCTGGGACTCGCGGTGCACGGGATTCATGCCAGGTCAACTGTGCTCCCTTGTCGGACCACTCATCACGCAGTGTCTTAATGGGCTCAATTGGGATGACATCGTCATGCTGAGAACCCCAGAGCAGCACGGGGATGTTTGGTGCGATCCTGCCTAGTTTTTGTTTCTTAAATTCGGCGACTACAAGTGGTAGATCATCAAGGATGGTTGCTAACGGTTTCCTTGAGTTAGTCCACGACGCAGTAGAGGTATATCCACTGGTCAAAAGGGATCCTCCCGCGCAGCTGGTGATATTTTTCAGCACATCTCTTTTGCCGCGTTCATTTAGAACTGGAGAGATTTCATTGAACATCTCGACAGAACTCGCACCGAGTCCGGCAATCGCATAGGCAATAACCCCGGTGAGTAGGCCGCCGTCGACGGTGTCCAACACGCGAAAAAGGTCTACCGGTGGGGCTCCCACTACAGCTGCCTGCGGGCGCACGGTTGGGGCATAATCTGGCAATTGTGCAGCCCAGCCGGTGGCTCCACCACCTTGGGAAAATCCCCACAGACCAAGTGGTGCCTCCGGTGAAAGGCCGAGCTGATAGGAGGCGAGGACGGCGTCGAGAAGCGATTTAGCTGCGGTGATGGAATCGCAATAGTATTGGATGCCGGCAATGGGGTCGCGGGGGTAATCGGTAAATACTACGTCTAGTCCGTGGGCTAGAAACCAGAGGATTACTGGGAGTTCGTAGGCGATTATGGCATCTAGTGGTTTGTCGTAGAAGGCGTTGAGTCCGATCGCGCAGGTATGTGAGGGGTCGCAGTGTTGGGCGACTCCTTGGGTGGATGGCGCCATGGCAATAACTGGGCGTGTGCCGTATCGCCAAGGCCTGCTGGAAAATAGGGCAGCGCCGGTTGCGGTGATTGCTCTCCCTGCGGAATCGCCAGTAATGTATTCAAATCGGTAGGAGCTTGCCGGGTTTGGTTCGCCGCGTGCGCCGAGCACTTTCAAGGGAGCAGCATTGACTACCGTGCCGTGTTCAAGGCCGGGCACTCGAACTGCCGCTCCGAAATCTGGCACATCCTCAAAACCAGGTGCTCGCCCGGGCCGGGGAGACAGTCCCACGATGCGCCGAAATACGGCTCCACTTCCCTGCTGGATGAGGGGTAAAACTGTCCGCCGCCAAGCATCACATGACCCGGCGCGCCAGACCTGTGTGTCGTTGAGGTTGGTGTAGCCCATATCGGCCACAGTAGTGTGCGCAGGTTAGGATTACGCGCATGTCTAGTGATGTGGTTTTTCAGTCTGTTTCTGTTGATGCGGGTGTGTCTGTGGGGACGGTTCATTTTCCGGCGGGGCGTGTGGGGGCGTCTGAGTGGGAGATGTTGGCAGATGTTGCTGAGTCGCAGGGTGATGGTGTGATTTATGTGACGTCTTCTGCGCAGTGTCAGGTGCGTGGGGGTTCGTTTGTTGAGTCTGCGCCGTGCGCGACGGTGGTGGCCACGCCGGGGCATTTTGTGTCGCTTGCGCGTGAGATTGCGGGCGCGGTGCGCCGCGATTTTTCGGTGGGGTTGGATGCTGGTGACGGCGCGATTTTAAGGCAGCGCTTTGATGTGGGTTTTTTGCTTGTCGACGCCTCCTTCCACTTAATTCTCAACGGCACGCCTACTGGTTTTGCTGTTGCACCGGATGAGGTGGTTGAGGTGGCGCATGGTTTGGCTAAGACTCCAGAGTTGTCGATGGAGGGTGTCGCTGGTTTATGTACTCCAGTGGCGCCTGTAGCTTTACCTAAGCCACAGGGCAATCCAGCGCCGATTGGGTGGTTGGAACATGACGGCGTGGTGAATTTGGGTGCGGGTATTCCAGGTGGTCGGGTTGAGGCTCGTTTGGCTCGGTTTATTGCCGTTATTGAAGCGGAGACAACTATTACCCCATGGAATTCGTTGATCATTCATGATTTGCATGAAGTTGTTGCAGAACAGGTGGTGAAGGTCCTTGCACCGATGGGGTTAATCTTTGATGCTAATTCACCGCTTCTGGAGTCACCGGCTTTGTAACCCGCCATTGGTGCACATCTGTGTCGTCGATGCGGATGTGTTTGATGATCCCGCCGTGTTGTTGCTGGAGTGTATGCAATAGTGCGGTGGTTTCTGCTGTGGTGGCGTGCGCGATGAGTTTTCCTCCGGGGCGCAGCATCATCCATGCGGTTTCAGGAACCAGATCGATGTTTAAACCTTTGTTGATGAAGATGGCGTGTGGGCTTGCTGATTCTGGTCCTTGCACATATCGGATATCTTTCAGCGTTTTTGGCGATAACGTATCTTTGACACTCAGGGTGGATACTCCCATGGTGCGGGCATTTCTTAGGCTTTGATCAACCATGGAGCCAAAACTAATCGCGTGAGCTTTATTGCCGGCAGCTCTAAGCCAATCGCAGGCGATTGCTGCTCCGGGAT
Above is a genomic segment from Corynebacterium suranareeae containing:
- a CDS encoding lipase family protein; translated protein: MGYTNLNDTQVWRAGSCDAWRRTVLPLIQQGSGAVFRRIVGLSPRPGRAPGFEDVPDFGAAVRVPGLEHGTVVNAAPLKVLGARGEPNPASSYRFEYITGDSAGRAITATGAALFSSRPWRYGTRPVIAMAPSTQGVAQHCDPSHTCAIGLNAFYDKPLDAIIAYELPVILWFLAHGLDVVFTDYPRDPIAGIQYYCDSITAAKSLLDAVLASYQLGLSPEAPLGLWGFSQGGGATGWAAQLPDYAPTVRPQAAVVGAPPVDLFRVLDTVDGGLLTGVIAYAIAGLGASSVEMFNEISPVLNERGKRDVLKNITSCAGGSLLTSGYTSTASWTNSRKPLATILDDLPLVVAEFKKQKLGRIAPNIPVLLWGSQHDDVIPIEPIKTLRDEWSDKGAQLTWHESRAPRVPGRTGINHFGPYFRNLQKYSGWLMDRLV